TCGGGTACAGGTGATACAGTAACGCACGCCCGATATTGTGTAACAGGCCGGCGAGGTAAGCGCGACCCTGTTTGGCGCCGTACTTCCTGGGAAGGCTGCGGGCAATTTCCTGGCTCAGTGCCGCGCAGTAAACCGCGTGACGGGTGAATTCCTTGCGTTGTTGCCGTGGCATCATCAGCTTGCCAAGCATGCTCAGCCCGAGTGCAATGCTGTAAACCATGTCCTGGCCAAGCACGATAGTAATGGCCTTGTGGACGGAATCAATTTCACCCTGAAAACCGAAAAACGGTGAGCTCGCGTAGCGAAGAATTTGCCCTGTCAGTGCCGGGTCAGCTTCGATAACGCTGACCAGCTCATCGATTCGTGCATGCGGGTGGTTCATGAAACGCAATATGCGTGTTGCCGATTCCGGCATCATTGGTAACTCAAGCCTGGTCAGCTTGAGATAAAGATCTGGCTGGTCATTGACTCGAGCATCCAGTATCGGCGCAGCTTCCTTGTCCGACGCAAACGACAGTCGTTGTGCTTTTCCAAGGCTTTGAGCGAAATCTGCCCGCGCCATTTCGATAATGGTTTCCGTGTTGCCCGCCGGAAATGTTACTGATGCAAAGGAGCTGATGGAATCATCGACTAGCGCGTTGATGCCATAGGCGCCCGCCATTGCCGGCAGGTTGCGCGGATCACAGTCGTCAAACAACTTCCGTACCCGGGCTTCACTGGCGTCGTGCCAGTTCCTGCCAGTCAGGGTGGACAGTACAGTTATATCGAAATGCAGTGATGCTGGAAAAACCACCAGCGCGCAGTCGTTGTCGTCGCACAGGAGCCTGGCAACGATCAGGTTTGCAGGTGGCAATTCCCCGGGTTTGGCGGCGCGATATGACAGTTGTTGCTGGACCAGGTATTTGTTCAGACGATTGGCTATCTTGCTCATTATTTATAGTAATCCTGATTTAAGTCGTCATACAAAAATGCACACCGGCACGCACCATCGGCTCTCTGTTTCAGTCCAGTATCTGATGACTGGTCCTTTATGCCGGGGGATTTATGGCAGCGCGGTACCGCCGCTCCTGTCACCGAAGATAGTAGCCGCCTTTATTGAATACATCAATAATAATGTACTCTGGGCGCCTACCGTCAGTTTGTGAAACTGTAAGTGATATCGGGTGTTTTTGAGGAATCTTGAGACAATTCGGGAGGTGGCTGGCCGATAACTAATTAATTTTTTAATGTATTAGGCCAGGTAGTCATCTTTCAATTTTCTGTAATGATTCGCGGAATAAGTGAACCACTTGATTTCATCTTCAGTCAGTTCGCGAACCTTTTTGGCCGGCCTGCCCAGCCATAAATAGCCACCGTGCAGTTCCTTGCCTTCAGTGACAAGTGACCCGGCACCCAGTAACACGTGCTTGTGGATAACGGCGCCATCAAGAATGGTTGAGCCAATGCCTATCAGGCATTCATCGCCAATGCTGCAACCGTGGACGGTCACGTTGTGCCCGATGGTGACGTCGTTGCCAATGCTGACCGCGTGACCTTCGGGCAAGGAGCTGAACCTGTGGGTAACGTGTACAACGCTGCCGTCCTGGATATTGGTGCGCGCGCCAACCCTGATACTGTTGACGTCGCCGCGCAGCACCGCCATCGGCCAGATGGAGCAGTCATCACCAAGCACTACGTCACCGATGACGCAGGCCTGTTCATCCACGTAGACGCGGCTGCCCAGCGCGGGTGAAATATCCTTGTACTTTCGAATCATGATGACCCCCGATAAATATTCTAGCGCATGGTGACCAGTTCTTCAGCCGCGGTCGGGTGGATGGCAACAGTATTATCAAAGTCACGTTTGCGCGCGCCCATTTTCACGGCGACAGCAAAACCCTGGATGATTTCGTCGGCGGCGGTTCCGATGATGTGGACGCCGACAATTTTTTCATCATCACCGACAGTGACCAGCTTCATGACTGTCGGCGACTTGCGCTCCATGACTGCGTGGTACATGTTGGTAAAACGCGACTGGTATACCTTGACCATGCTTTCGCCGTATTGCGCACCGGCTTCTTCTTCGCTCAAGCCGACTGTGCCAATGGGCGGGTGACTGAAAACAACGCTGGCGATGTTGCTGTAATCCAGTTTGCTGTCAGTGCGATTGTCGAACAGGCGATCAGCCAGGCGTCGGCCGGCGGCAATGGCAACCGGCGTCAGTGCCATTTGACCGGTCACGTCACCGACAGCGTAGACGCCTTCAACATTGGTTTGCTGGAATTCATCGGTGGGAATAAATCCGCGTTTGTCCACGGCGATACCGGCATGATCGAGCCCGAGTGTTTCGGTCTTGGGTTTGCGGCCGGTGGCCCAGATGACACAATCAAAATCACCCCAGTGATCACCGGTCTTGGCATGAATGCTGACATGACCCTTGTCATTCTTTTCCAGGCGATCCATATCGACGCAGGTGAGTATGTTAATACCCGTTGCCAGCATTTCTTCCATCAGGGTTTCGCGCAAGCTGACGTCAAAATTTTTCAGGAACATTTCACCGCGTAGCAGCAGCGTGACTTTCGAGCCCAGTGCGTGCAACACACCGGCCAGTTCCACGGCAATATAACCGCCACCAATGACCAGCACGTTCGACGGTTGTTGCTCCAGCTCGAAAAATCCGTCACTGGTAATGCCCAGCTCGGCGCCCGGCAGGTCGGGTACCATGGGCGTGCCGCCGACAGCGATGAGAATATGACTGCCGGTATATTCCTGTTCGCCAACAACTACGGTTTTCTTGTCCTTGAAGCTCGCCCAGCCGTTGATGCGGGTGATCTTGCTGGCGTCGAGGTTGCGATCATAGATGCCGTTAAGTCGCTTGATGTAGGCGTCGCGACTGTTTTTCAGTTTCGCCCAGTCAAAACCGTTGTTGCTGATATCAAAACCGTAGGCCGGCGCATCAGCCACGGCCTCGGCCATGTGCGCGGCATTCCACATGACTTTTTTCGGTACGCAGCCGACGTTGACGCAGGTGCCGCCAATGGCGCCGCCTTCAATAAGTGCCACGCGGGCGCCGTAGGAGGCGGCACGACGGGCTGACGCGATGCCACCACTGCCACCGCCAATTACCAGGAAATCAAAATGTTCTGCCATAGCCTTCACCAGAAAATACGACGACAGTTGTGTCGCCCGGTTGTATCAATATATCAATCTTACCACGCGTCGAAATTGTAACTGCCCTGCAATTGCAGCGGTGGTTGTTGCAGCTTGGCCAGCTGTTCCTGCAGGGTCTGAATCTGTTCTTCCCAGTAGCGCGGCGTATCAAACCAGGGAAAGTTGTGAGGGAACGCCGGGTCGTGCCAGCGGCGCGCAAGCCAGGCGCTGTAGTGCAGCAGTCGCAGGCTACGCAGGGCTTCGATGAGCCCGATCTCGTTGCGATCAAAGGCGCGAAAAGTTTCGTAGCCTTCCAGCAACTGTTCCAGCTGTTCGGCCATGTCGGTTTCACTGCCCTCGAGCAACATCCACAGGTCCTGGATGGCCGGACCGGTGAGTGTATCGTCCAGGTCCACCAGGTAAACATTGCCTTCCCAGCTCAGCACGTTGCTCAGGTGAAAGTCACCGTGCAGGCGTATCAATGACTGCGGGCGATGACGCTGGAACAATATGTCGCAATGTTCGATGACCAGTTTGCTGATTTGCTCGTAGGAAGTGCGCAGGTAGTCGGGAACAAACGGGTTATCCAGCAGGAACCGGACCGAGTCGCGACCGTAGTTATCTATGCCCAGTGCCAGTCGGTGCCTGAACCTGGCGCTGGCGCCAATGTTATGCAGGCGGCCAAGATAGCGGCCCAGGCGAACCCGGTCATCACGGGAATTCAGCTCGGGTCGGCGCCCCGGCGCCCACGGAAATACGGCAAACCGGAACTCGCCGTTTGCAACCTGGTGGCGCAGCAGGGTCTGGCCATCGACAATGGTCGGCGCGACAACAGGCACTTCGTGGCCGGCCAGCTCGAGGGCAAAGGCATGCTCCTCGAGAATGGTGGCATCGCTCCAGCGCCCGGGCCGGTAAAACTTGACCGCTACCGGCGCCTGGTCTTCGATATCCACACGGTATACACGATTTTCATAACTGTTCAGCGGCTGCAACGCGCCGGTGCAGCGCACCGACAATGCCACTTCAACACTGTCGAGAATGACATCCGGGGTCAGCGCATCGTAGGGATGGCCGGATAAATCGTGGTCTCGGGAATCTGTGCTCATACCGGCAGATCATACGCATGTTTGGCCTGATGCGCCCGTTATGCGTAAACTTGATTGATTGAATCCGACTCACACCGACGCATAACAATAACAGGGTTTACCAGTATGAATGACACCAGCAATCCGCTAATGAATCACTATAACCTGCCGCCGTTTGCGGCGATTCGCCCGGAGCATGTGGAGCCGGCACTGGACCAGGTATTAATGGAGAATCGCGCTGCCATTACCGGCCTTGTCGCCGATGACGCGGCCACGGGCTGGGACCGGTTTGTCGCCATTATGGAAAGCCTGGATGAGCGCCTGCACCGGGTATGGTCACCGGTTTCGCACCTGAACTCGGTGATGGACAGCGAAGCCTTGCGCGACGTCTACGAACGCTGCCTGCCAAAAATCAGCGAGTACGCAACCGAGATCGCGCAAAACCCGAAGCTCTACGAGCGCTACCGCTTGCTTGCTGACAGCGACGAATTTGCGCAGCTGGACGTGGCCCAGCGCCAGCTGGTGAACAATGTCTTGCGCGAATTCCGTCTCAATGGCGCTGAACTGGAAGGCGCAGACAAGGCGCGGTTTGCGGAAATAAAGAAGCGCCTGGCACTTTTGAGCAACCAGTTTTCGCGCAATGTGCTCGATGCCACTCATGGCTGGCACCTGGATATCATCAATGAGGCCGAGCTGGCAGGGCTGCCGGAGTCAGCGCTGGCGCTGGCGCGGCAAACCGCAGAACGGGCCGGGGTTCAGGGTTGGCGCTTTACCCTCGATGCGCCGTCGTATCTTGGCCTGGTGGAATACGCTGATAGCCGGGATTTGCGTGAGCAGGTGTATACCGCCTTCTCAACCCGGGCCAGTGACCAGGGCCCCAATGCCGGGCAGTGGGATAACGCACCTTTAATAGATGAGATCCTGCAGTTACGTCATGAAATGGCCGGGCTGCTGGGATTTGCCAATTACGCTGAATTGTCGCTGGCGCGCAAAATGGCCGATACGGTTTCCGAAGTCAGCGACTTCTTGTATGACCTGTCCGGTCGATCACGCGACGTCGCGCTGAAAGATCGCCAGATGCTTGAACAGTTTGCCCGGCAACAAGGGCTCGATGGGCCGTTGCAGGCCTGGGACATCCCCTATTATGGAGAAAAGCTGCGCCAACAGCAGTACGCGTTGTCGCAGGAACAATTGCGTCCGTACTTCCCGTTGCCCAAGGTGCTTGATGGCATGTTTGATCTCATCGGCCGCCTCTACGGCATGCGCGTTGAGGCGCGCAACGACGTGGAGACCTGGCATGACGATGTCCGGTTCTTCCAGATATATGATGCCGATAATCAAGCTCGCGGCGCGTTCTATCTCGATTGTTATGCACGACCGCACAAGCGCGGTGGTGCCTGGATGGATGACTGCATTACCCGCAAGCGTAGCGGTGACCATGTTCAGCAGCCGGTGGCCTACCTTGTGTGCAATTTTTCACCGCCGGTTGGCAGCCAGCCTTCATTGTTGACGCACGACGAGGTCACCACGCTGTTTCATGAGTTTGGCCACGGCCTGCATCACATGTTGACCCAGGTGGATTATGTCAGTGTTGCCGGCATTAACGGCGTCGAATGGGATGCCGTGGAGCTGCCGTCCCAGTTCATGGAAAACTGGTGCTGGCAGCGCGACGTGGTGGATAGCATCTCCGGTCACTACCAGGCCGGTGACCGCCTGCCGGCGGAGTTGTTTGACAAGTTGTATGCCGCGCGCAATTTCCAGTCGGCCATGCAGTTGGCGCGGCAGCTGGAGTTTTCCATTTTTGATTTGCGCCTGCACGCGGAATACGGCCAATGGCCATCGCCGCAGGCCTTGCTTGATTCGGTAAGGCAGGAGGTCGCCGTGGTCGAGCCGCCTCACTTTAATCGGTTTCAGAATGGCTTTAGTCACATTTTTGGTGGTGGCTACGCGGCGGGGTATTATAGTTACAAGTGGGCCGAAGTATTGTCCGCCGATGCTTTTGGCAAGTTCGAGGAAAACGGCCTGTTTGACCAGGCTACCGGTCGTGCGTTTCTCGAGGAAATTCTCGAGCGCGGCGGTTCGCAACCGGCAATGGAGCTGTTCGTTGCGTTTCGTGGCCGCAAGCCCAGCATTGATGCCTTGTTAAGGCATTCGGGCCTGGCCGCGTAACCGGGACAGCAACGAGGATGAGCATGGCATTGAAAGGGAGATCAATCGTGGCCGCATGCCGCTACGTGAGCATTATGGCAATGGTGCTGGTCGGCGCTGGTGGAATCTCGCCGGTGCTGGCGGAAACCGTGCATGTGACTGACAAGCTGACTGTGCCGGTTTTTCCTGGTCCGACGGATGTACAGCCGGCGTCCGGGCAACTCAAAACCGGCGATGAGCCCGAAGTAGTGCAGCGCCAGGGTGCCTATACGCAAATTCGCCTGGGTGGCGTTGAAGGCTGGGTGGAGAGTCGCTTCTTGAGTCGTCAACAACCGTCTGCGGCGGTGCTCAAAGAGGTGCGCAAACAATTGAACGATGCTCGCGTGGAGCTGCGCACCGCCAATGACAAGGTTATGATCCTGGAAAAGCAGCTTGGTTCGATTACCGAGCAGCATGATCTCGCCCGCCAGAATGATGAAGCCCGACTGCAGGCGGAATCGGAAATGCGTGACGCGCTGGCCGCGGCCGAGACGCGAGCAAAAATGGCCGAAGCCGGTATCAATATCGTCTGGATCGCAGTCGCTGTGGCCGCGCTGATAGTGGGTTTTTTTGCCGGCATCTGGTGGGATCGTGAACAGAATCGAAAGAAGCTGGGTGGTATGCATATCCGGATACGGGGAATCTAGATGAAAAATCGTACACGCCTGACAATCCATGCTGCGTGGCTGCTGTTGGCAGTGCTTGTTGGTGTGGTTGATGTCCACGCCGAGCGGCTCTACAAGTGGGTCGATGCAGAGGGCAACGTTTCGTATCACGACAAGCCGGCCCCGCAAGACTCCGGCTACAAGGTGGAAGAAAAGGATTTTGGTTACCAGACCGGCAGCTCGCGTGAGTCCGGGCGCAGGAATACCCGGAACGTGACTTATCCCGTGACGTTATACCTCACTCCTCGTTGCGCCAGCTGTGACCTGGTGCGGCAATATCTTGATGGCAAGAAACTTGCCTACTCCGTGCACGATGTCAGTGACAATCTTGCCATGCAGGCTGAATTAAAGCGTGTCAGCGGTGAGCTGACGGTGCCGACGGTAAAAATCGGCAAGCACGTGGTCTCCGGCTATAACGTAGAGCTGCTCGACAAGCTGCTGACGGAAGCGGGGTATCTGCAGGAGGCGCCTGAAACAAAGCCCTGAAGCCACGTTTCCTTGCTGGTCTCGTGTCGCGCCTGAATCAACATTACGAACGATGTCGTTCAATGGTGCCAACTTTGGCGGTCACCATCCAAAAAGCCCTTGTTCAGATATTCCCCCCATCTCGTTCGCACTCCATATTAATTATTGATATGAATCAAAGAGCAGGCCTTCTATTGCTCCCATGATTTCATGCACCGGTGTGCAGTGGATTCTTGGTCGCGAGGCGAATAATGAGCGGTCGATCGATTTATATTAGTAACAGGTAATATTAGTGATTAATGATATAGCGTATATATCGATTTTATTTAATGAATCACTTGTTTAATCGGGAGCAAAGTACTAAATTACCGGGCATATTGGGGTGGGTGTATACGCGCGAAGCTGATCTCCCGAGTGATGCAACGGGTCTTGCCCCAAAAAGTGTTTACAGACACGAAATAAGCAACTTGAAAAACAAACCAAACAACAGGGGGGCATTATGTCCAAACCAGCGTTAAGTCTCCTGACAAGGAGATTGGCGTCCATTGGTATTCCAATGACGCTGTGCCTGAGCCTCGCCAGTCCTATCGCTTTCTCTGCGGAGAAAGACGAAGACGCCGCGAAACTCGACAAAGTACAAGTCACCGGTTCTCACATCAAGCGTACCGATATGGAAGGTCCATCACCGGTTCTGGTGATTGACAAGGAAGATATCGAGCGTTCTGGTGTCAGCACTGTTTCCGAACTGCTTCAGAACCTGACTTCAAACGGCGGCGGTGCCTACGATGAGAAGTTCAGTAACTCTTTCGCACCGGGTTCATCAGCCATCTCCATGCGCGGTCTGGGCCAGGATGCTACCCTGGTATTGATTAATGGTCGTCGCGTTGCCAACTACGGCTTCTCCCAGAACATCACCGATTCATTCGTTGACCTGAACAGCATTCCGCTGGGCGCCATCGAACGCATCGAAATCCTGAAAGACGGCGCCTCTGCTGTATACGGTTCTGAAGCACTGGCCGGTGTTATCAACTTCATCTTGAAGGATAACTACCAGGGCGCTTCTGGTGACGTTCGTGTCGGCGCAACTGCCGGTGGCGGCGGTGACGAGCAGGCGTTCAACTTCATTGGTGGCACCAGCAACGGCAAGACCAGCCTGAACTTTGCGTTGAACTACTTCGATCGTGAAATTGTCATGCTCACCGATCGTGATTTCTCGTCCAGTGCTGATCAAACTGCCAATGGTGGTTATGACTTCCGAAGCTCGGCTTACCCGATCTCGAACGTTCGTTCAGCGACTACAGGCGCATGGATCGATATCAATGGCTTCTTTGATTACAACCCGTTCATGTCGTTGATTCCATCCACCACCCGCGCCGGTTCACTGGTGAACTTTAATCACCAGCTGGGCGGCGGTATCGACATGTTTGCGTCGGTATCATTCAACCAGAACAAGACCTACTCTGAAATGGCGCCGACCCCGTTGTTCGGTGACGTGGAAGGTGTTGTGGTTCCTACTGCTCAGCCATTCAATACATACGGTGAAGACGTATTTGTTCGCTGGCGTATGCTGGAAATGGGTCCACGTACCAGCTCCATTGAAACCGCAGCCACTCGTGGCCTCGTCGGTATCAAGGGCGACTTTGCTGGATGGGACTGGGAACTGGCCACTACTCGTAGCCGTTCTCGTACCGTGGATACCGGTTCCAACTACGTGAATCGCCTGGCCCTGATTGGCGCCATTAATGACGGCACCATTAACCCGTTCGGCACTACGACCAATGATCAGGCCGTACTGGACAGCATCCGTGCCAGCACCAGTCGTATCGCCATTTCCAACCTGGAAGCCTGGGATTTCAAGGCAGCCGGCGAAGTCATGCAACTGCCAGCCGGTCCTCTGTCCATGGCGGTCGGTCTGGAAAGTCGTGAAGAGCGTGTCAGCGACAACCCGGACTCCCTGTCTGCGCAGGGCCAGATCATCGGTTCCGGTGGCACGTCTTCCAACGGCAGTCGTGAGCTGACGTCTTTCCACGTGGAAGCCAGCGCACCGCTTATGAGTGGCCTGGAACTGCAGGTTGCCGGTCGTCGTGATGACTACAGTGACTTCGGTGCGACCACCAACCCGAAAATCGCCCTGCGTTACCAGCCGATCGACATGGTGGTACTGCGCGGTTCTTATGGCACCGGTTTCCGGGCGCCGTCACTGGCCGAACTGTACCTGGGCGAGTCTGAGTCCTATCCTTTCCTGATTGATACCAGTCGCTGTCAATATACTGGCGCCAGCGCGGATTGTGGTGGTTCACAGTACCGCACGATCTTCGCCGGTAACCCGGACCTGGATCCGGAAACTTCAGAGTCCACGTACTTCGGTCTGGTTCTGGAACCGTTGAAGGGCTTCAGCATCGGTTATGACTTGTGGAGCTACGTGCACGACGACGTTATCGATGCCAACACTCAGTACATCCTGGACAATGAAAGTTCATTCCCGGGCCGCGTAAACCGTGGACCATCAACTGGTGTTGATCCGGTAACAGGTAACCCGATTCCTGGTCAAATCCTGTTCATTAACGATGGCTTCACCAACATCGCCGGCCAGAAGACCAACGGTTATGACCTGTCTCTGAACTACGGTCTGAAACTGGGTGGTGGCAAGCTGGGCTTCTCCTACGTATCTACCGTAGTGCAGTCCTTCAAGCGTCGTCCGATCCCGACCGAACCGTACGAAGAACTGATCGGCGAGTACAACCGTCCGAAGGAGCGTAACCAGTTTGGTATTGCATGGGATGCAGCCAGCTACACGGTTAACCTGACCCGTAACTTCATCGATAGCTACAATGCCGGCTACCCGGATGCTACTACTGGTGAGGAAACCACGGTTGATGAGTTTGTCACCTGGGATTTGAACGTGGCTTACAACTCCGGTTACGGCAAGTTCAGCGTTGGTGCCAACAACCTGACCGACGAAGATCCGCCGTTCTCTAATGCCGAAGCCGAAGGTTATGACTTCTCAGTTCATGACCCACGCGGACGCTTCTCGTACATTCGCTACGCACTGGATTTCTGATCCGACGTAGAGTTGTAACGACAAGTAAAAATCGGGGGAGGCCTTTATGGCTTCCCCCTTTTTTTATTTTTTCTTTTTGGTCCGGGCGTCAAATAATTGACGCGGAATTTCAGTGCAAACCACTGGAAATCTGAGGAAAGTGATGTAAAGTGTAGCGATATCCCGGGCGGCCTGGCCGATTGGGCATTGCAAACACTGGACTAAAAAGAAAAAATATACACGTTTTTGATTTGGCTTTGGTGACGACTATATCCACGAACAACGGATTATCCCCAATGTGTTAGCAGCCCGGTCAGTTGCAGACGGTGGCAAAATTATTGTGTCGGAAACGACAACGACAAAGCGAGTACAGGAGTGAATTAATGCATCCGAAAACAGGCTCTTCCCGCGCCAGTGCGCTGGGTTTATTGATGCTGGTATTAGCCGCCCCCGGTTTTGCGGCGGACCCGGCCAAGGATGACGGCCTCAAGCAGGCGGTCACCACCCAGTCCGGTGTGGATGCAGCGGCCCGGTCAACCCAGACCAGGATTGACGCCATGTCCACCAAGACCCAGCAAATGGTCGAGGATTACAAGTACACGCTGCGGCAAACAGAAAGCCTGCGCCTGTACAACAACCACCTGGAAAAGCTGATCGACTCGCAGGTCAAGGAGATGGAGTCCATCAAGCAGCAGATGGTCAGCATCGAAGAGACCAATCGCGAAATTATTCCGCTGATCATGCGCATGACCGACACCCTGTCCAAGTTCATCGAGCTTGACGCGCCATTCCTCAAGGAAGAGCGCGGCAACCGGGTTGGCGAAATCCGCGATATGATCAACCGTGCCGATGTGACCGTGGCGGAAAAATACCGCCGCATCATGGAAGCCTACCAGATCGAACTGGAATACAGCCGCACCATCGAGGCCTATCACGACGTTGTTGCCATCGGCGGCAAGGATGTTACCGTGGATATCCTGCGTGTTGGTCGGGTTGCACTCATGTACCAGACCCTGGATGGTTCCGATTCCGGCATCTGGAACAACGGCAAGCGCGCCTGGGAAGAATTGCCCGGCAAGTATGATGATTCAATCCAGAAGGGATTGCGCATAGCGCGCAAGCAGGCGGCACCCGAACTGATTACCATGCCCGTCAAGGCACCGGAGGCAATTCAATGAAAAAGCTTGTATTGGCAACACTAATCTCCGGCCTGTGTATTACCCCTGCGTGGGCGGCGGATGAACCCGCCAAGGCTGATCCGTTCGCGGAGTTGCTGCAAAAAGTCCAGCAGTCGAAAATCGAAGAAACTGCCGAGAACCGGCAGCGTCTGAAAAAATTTGCCGACGAAGAGTCCAAGCGTGCCGCGATGCTGGCCAAGGCCAAGCAGGAACTGGCGGCCGAGAAAGTGCGCAGCACTCGCCTTAAGGCCGATTTCGACAAAAATGAAAAGAAGCTGACTGTCCTGGAAACCGAGTTGCGTGAGCAGCTGGGTTCTCTCGGCGAAGTATTCGGTGTGGTTCGCCAGGTTGCCGGAGATGCCCGGGCCAATTTCCAGAACTCCATTACCTCGGCCCATATCAAGGATCGTCAGCCGTTCCTCGGTGAATTGGCCAAGAGCAAGGAGTTGCCGGATATCGCCAAGCTGGAAAAACTCTGGTTTGAATTGCAGCGTGAAATCATCGAGTCCGGCAAAGTTGTGAAATTTGAAAGCCCGATCCTGCTGCCCGACGGCGGTGAAGAAAACCGTCCGACCGTACGAGTGGGGCTGTTTAACCTGGTCTCTGACGGCGAGTTCCTGCGTTACCTGTCCGACACCGACAAGGTTGCTGAATTGAGTCGGCAGCCGGCTGGCCAATATGGTTCCATGGCAGGAGACCTGGAAGATGCCAAGGAAGGATTTGTCGAGATGGCGGTAGATCCTTCGCGTGGCGTTATCCTGTCGCTGCTGGTACAAACGCCGAATCTTTTCGAGCGCCTGGCCCAGGGCAAGCTGGTCGGTTATATCATTGTATTGCTGGGCCTCGCCGGCCTGGCCATTGTTGCCCATCGGTACCTGGCCCTGAACAAGATCGACGCGGCGGTTAAGCGCCAGCTGCAAAGCAAGACCGCGGATCCGACCAATCCGCTGGGACGCATCCTGTCTGTTTATGAACAGAACCGGAATACTGACGTTGAGACGCTCGAACTGAAGATTGACGAAGCCATACTCAAGGATATCCCGGAGATTGAAAAAGGCCTGCCTATTATCAAGATCCTGGCCGTTATCGCACCGTTGTTGGGCCTGCTGGGTACGGTTACCGGTATGATTGAAACCTTCCAGGCGATCACCCTGTTTGGTACCGGTGATCCGAAGCTCATGGCCGGTGGTATATCCCAGGCGCTGGTCACCACGGTACTGGGCCTGGTAACAGCCATCCCGCTGGTACTGCTCTATACGGTGGTCCACACCAAGAGCAAGTTCATCATCGGTGTGCTTGAAGAGCAGAGCGCCGGCT
The DNA window shown above is from Gammaproteobacteria bacterium and carries:
- a CDS encoding TonB-dependent receptor, producing MSKPALSLLTRRLASIGIPMTLCLSLASPIAFSAEKDEDAAKLDKVQVTGSHIKRTDMEGPSPVLVIDKEDIERSGVSTVSELLQNLTSNGGGAYDEKFSNSFAPGSSAISMRGLGQDATLVLINGRRVANYGFSQNITDSFVDLNSIPLGAIERIEILKDGASAVYGSEALAGVINFILKDNYQGASGDVRVGATAGGGGDEQAFNFIGGTSNGKTSLNFALNYFDREIVMLTDRDFSSSADQTANGGYDFRSSAYPISNVRSATTGAWIDINGFFDYNPFMSLIPSTTRAGSLVNFNHQLGGGIDMFASVSFNQNKTYSEMAPTPLFGDVEGVVVPTAQPFNTYGEDVFVRWRMLEMGPRTSSIETAATRGLVGIKGDFAGWDWELATTRSRSRTVDTGSNYVNRLALIGAINDGTINPFGTTTNDQAVLDSIRASTSRIAISNLEAWDFKAAGEVMQLPAGPLSMAVGLESREERVSDNPDSLSAQGQIIGSGGTSSNGSRELTSFHVEASAPLMSGLELQVAGRRDDYSDFGATTNPKIALRYQPIDMVVLRGSYGTGFRAPSLAELYLGESESYPFLIDTSRCQYTGASADCGGSQYRTIFAGNPDLDPETSESTYFGLVLEPLKGFSIGYDLWSYVHDDVIDANTQYILDNESSFPGRVNRGPSTGVDPVTGNPIPGQILFINDGFTNIAGQKTNGYDLSLNYGLKLGGGKLGFSYVSTVVQSFKRRPIPTEPYEELIGEYNRPKERNQFGIAWDAASYTVNLTRNFIDSYNAGYPDATTGEETTVDEFVTWDLNVAYNSGYGKFSVGANNLTDEDPPFSNAEAEGYDFSVHDPRGRFSYIRYALDF
- a CDS encoding DUF3450 domain-containing protein; its protein translation is MHPKTGSSRASALGLLMLVLAAPGFAADPAKDDGLKQAVTTQSGVDAAARSTQTRIDAMSTKTQQMVEDYKYTLRQTESLRLYNNHLEKLIDSQVKEMESIKQQMVSIEETNREIIPLIMRMTDTLSKFIELDAPFLKEERGNRVGEIRDMINRADVTVAEKYRRIMEAYQIELEYSRTIEAYHDVVAIGGKDVTVDILRVGRVALMYQTLDGSDSGIWNNGKRAWEELPGKYDDSIQKGLRIARKQAAPELITMPVKAPEAIQ
- a CDS encoding MotA/TolQ/ExbB proton channel family protein, which codes for MKKLVLATLISGLCITPAWAADEPAKADPFAELLQKVQQSKIEETAENRQRLKKFADEESKRAAMLAKAKQELAAEKVRSTRLKADFDKNEKKLTVLETELREQLGSLGEVFGVVRQVAGDARANFQNSITSAHIKDRQPFLGELAKSKELPDIAKLEKLWFELQREIIESGKVVKFESPILLPDGGEENRPTVRVGLFNLVSDGEFLRYLSDTDKVAELSRQPAGQYGSMAGDLEDAKEGFVEMAVDPSRGVILSLLVQTPNLFERLAQGKLVGYIIVLLGLAGLAIVAHRYLALNKIDAAVKRQLQSKTADPTNPLGRILSVYEQNRNTDVETLELKIDEAILKDIPEIEKGLPIIKILAVIAPLLGLLGTVTGMIETFQAITLFGTGDPKLMAGGISQALVTTVLGLVTAIPLVLLYTVVHTKSKFIIGVLEEQSAGLIAMHAEGAKS